From Melopsittacus undulatus isolate bMelUnd1 chromosome 19, bMelUnd1.mat.Z, whole genome shotgun sequence, a single genomic window includes:
- the TMEM221 gene encoding transmembrane protein 221 → MAAAYPQRALTVLLLFGTLAAAMALLASSLIFQLPSGRVGPGAGPGRGALPEPAAAVLLPVSAVLAALCLVLNVSCLLLCLLHGYFSTELCRGQPGPDRADWFLLDSRTVRHAAIGLFCCGVSVYLTALAIYMLLLFELEAGIASACILSSGIIVLLITVTHALVRASQVSRRGRSELSHTLYENDSAQHGDSSTSDLNNKNVAVPRPQPQIHREYSFPHFLERKSQLGSPASSNLTSSGSPGLRSEKENYNLPRTHRTLSAESGLLQAQGKPWNSITQEMRNLMSRKPGASGKDSTLV, encoded by the exons ATGGCCGCCGCTTACCCGCAGCGGGCCCTGACGGTGCTGTTGCTCTTCGGTACCTTGGCCGCTGCCATGGCCCTGCTCGCCTCCAGCCTCATCTTCCAGCTGCCGTCGGGGCGGGTCGGTCCCGGTGCCGGTCCCGGTCGAGGGGCTCTGCCGGAGCCAGCGGCCGCAGTGCTGCTGCCGGTATCGGCCGTGCTGGCCGCGCTCTGCCTGGTGCTCAACgtgagctgcctcctcctctgcctcctccatgGCTACTTCAGCACCGAGCTGTGCCGGGGGCAGCCTGGGCCCGACCG GGCAGACTGGTTCCTCCTGGACAGCCGCACCGTGCGCCACGCTGCCATCGGCCTCTTCTGCTGCGGGGTCTCTGTCTACCTGACAG CTCTCGCCATctacatgctgctgctgtttgagttGGAGGCTGGCATCGCCAGCGCCTGCATCCTCTCCTCTGGCATCATTGTCCTGCTCATCACGGTCACCCATGCCCTGGTTCGGGCTTCCCAGGTTTCCCGGCGCGGCCGCTCCGAGCTCTCTCACACTCTGTATGAGAACGACTCTGCCCAGCACGGAGACTCCTCCACCAGTGATCTCAACAACAAGAACGTGGCTGTGCCCCGGCCTCAGCCTCAGATCCACCGGGAATATTCCTTCCCTCATTTCCTGGAGCGCAAATCCCAGCTGGGCTCCCCGGCCAGCAGCAACCTCACCTCCTCGGGCAGCCCCGGCCTCCGCTCCGAGAAGGAGAATTACAACCTGCCCCGAACACACAGGACACTGTCAGCAGAGTCGGgtctgctgcaggcacagggcaAGCCCTGGAACAGCATCACGCAGGAGATGAGGAACCTGATGTCTCGCAAACCTGGAGCCTCAGGCAAGGACTCGACTCTGGTGTGA
- the MEF2B gene encoding myocyte-specific enhancer factor 2B, producing the protein MGRKKIQISRILDQRNRQVTFTKRKFGLMKKAYELSVLCDCEIALIIFNSTNRLFQYASTDMDKVLLKYTEYSEPHESRTNNDILETLKRKGLGLESHELEVDEGPDPEEKGRRLSQGMDLSVARPRFYSPAPLPEAAYGSSPPATTTALSSTSASPQGQAHPPAFKPAPPKPPGRSPGPLPPGISYPLFPAGSLNRALATKTPPPLYLGAEGRCGEAHGSLVSSRSGGTTTRPLYPALQTLSPVLTPGSSNIPSHSLTSFPFLTPAQAAEFGAGEAPAPPGFLQPGSTAWQHPRDMAALGVSSRIAPAEAAAPGASPQHQAISIKSERVSPGLPPAASLAPPSEASRGPGDHQPRDDYAKGYPYPLAPPRPLPEEQRVPVPMRRAQAMDAWQR; encoded by the exons ATGGGCCGGAAAAAGATCCAGATCAGTCGGATATTGGATCAGCGGAACCGACAG GTGACCTTCACCAAGCGGAAGTTTGGGCTGATGAAGAAGGCTTATGAGCTGAGCGTCCTGTGTGACTGCGAGATCGCCCTCATCATCTTCAACAGCACCAACCGCCTCTTCCAGTACGCCAGCACCGACATGGACAAGGTGCTGCTCAAGTACACGGAGTACAGCGAGCCCCACGAGAGCCGCACCAACAACGACATCCTCGAG ACCCTGAAGCGCaaagggctggggctggagagcCACGAGCTGGAGGTGGACGAGGGGCCGGACCCCGAGGAGAAGGGGCGAAGGCTGAGCCAGGGCATGGACCTGTCGGTGGCAAGACCCAGGTTTTAT AGCCCAGCACCGCTGCCTGAGGCAGCCTATGGCAGCTCCCCACCGGCCACCaccacagccctgagcagcacCAGTGCATCCCCGCAGGGCCAGGCCCATCCGCCCGCCTTCAAACCGGCACCACCGAAGCCACCAGGACGCTCCCCAGGGCCATTGCCCCCAG GTATCAGCTACCCCCTCTTCCCTGCTGGCAGCCTGAACCGGGCCCTGGCCACCAAGACGCCCCCCCCGCTGTACCTGGGGGCCGAGGGCCGGTGCGGGGAAGCCCACGGCAGCTTGGTGAGCAGCCGGAGCGGTGGCACCACCACG CGACCACTGTACCCTGCTCTGCAGACCCTGAGCCCTGTGCTCACCCCGGGCAGCTCCAACATCCCAAGCCACAGCCTCACCAGTTTCCCCTTCCTCACCCCAGCCCAAGCAG CAGAGTTTGGGGCTGGTGAGGCACCAGCACCCCCTGGCTTTCTGCAGCCTGGCTCCACAGCATGGCAGCACCCACGGGACATGGCAGCACTGGG GGTCAGCAGCCGCATTGCCCCTGCGGAAGCTGCGGCCCCCGGCGCCTCCCCGCAGCACCAAGCCATCAGCATCAAATCGGAGCGGGTCTCCCCGGGGCTGCCCCCCGCCGCCAGCCTGGCCCCCCCGAGCGAAGCCTCCCGAGGCCCCGGAGACCACCAGCCACGGGACGACTACGCCAAGGGGTACCCGTACCCCCTGGCCCCCCCGCGGCCGCTGCCCGAGGAGCAGAGGGTCCCGGTCCCCATGCGACGAGCGCAGGCCATGGACGCTTGGCAGAGATAG